The Romeriopsis navalis LEGE 11480 genome window below encodes:
- a CDS encoding GNAT family N-acetyltransferase produces the protein MQKDLTIELVNFNAEVQAIRVAVFQQEQGVAAALEFDGQDAQMVHLLACWQGQPVGTARILYCDATTAKLQRVAVVSAYRSRGIGQAMMQFALEHLQQQGVNLIKIHAQQLVVPFYENLGFTITSDRFQEAGIPHVKMQRRL, from the coding sequence ATGCAGAAAGACTTAACGATCGAGCTGGTTAACTTTAATGCAGAAGTACAAGCGATCCGTGTTGCGGTTTTCCAACAAGAGCAAGGTGTTGCGGCCGCACTGGAATTTGATGGGCAAGATGCGCAGATGGTTCATCTACTAGCTTGTTGGCAGGGGCAGCCAGTAGGGACGGCGCGCATCCTGTACTGCGATGCGACGACGGCAAAGTTGCAACGGGTGGCGGTGGTGTCGGCTTATCGATCGCGCGGCATTGGTCAAGCCATGATGCAATTTGCGCTGGAGCATTTGCAGCAGCAGGGTGTGAACCTGATTAAAATCCATGCACAGCAACTGGTCGTGCCGTTTTATGAGAATTTGGGTTTCACCATCACCAGTGACCGATTTCAGGAGGCGGGGATACCCCATGTGAAGATGCAACGGCGTCTATAA
- the sir gene encoding sulfite reductase, ferredoxin dependent, with the protein MVMTPDTPVKERKPSKVEGIKERSNFLREPVATELQNDSNFFTEEAIQLLKFHGSYQQDNRDNRTKGQEKDYRMMLRTRSPGGYIPPLLYLTLDHLSNEYGNGTIRATTRQGFQLHGILKKNLKPTIAAIVKSMGSTLGACGDLSRNVMSPPAPFRNNNEYEYAREYANRIADLLTPQTGAYYEIWLNGERHITAQEHPDVVAARRRETNGTVIPDSQEPIYGTHYMPRKFKACVTVPGDNSVDLFSQDLSLVVICDPNTKRLQGFNIYAGGGLGRTHNKEETFPRLADPIGYVEAADVYEAVKAIVATQRDHGDRSQRRHARMKYLIEDMGLEAFKAKVETYFGKSFQPMRELPPWKYYDFLGWHEQGDGKMFVGISVENGRVKDEGDFKLKSVLKRLVHTYRLPMLLTASQNIILFDINPSDKPAIAQALRDHGIKREDELPLLDRYAMACPALPMCGLATAEAERVMPSILERLTKLLKRVGLPKEHFITRMTGCPNGCARPYLAEVGFVGNGPDQYQLWLGACPNQTRLSRVYMEKMPGVDMEKILEPIFVCFKQNREKAESFGDFCNRYGFEALQQFSETYEPAPKRRRAPDHRRRVTVRDDIFGTLLDTAKERNKSMTDIVDEAIKAYLNIQVSPQSEPSSNPEMSGVNRNPSDLDQGTSHIGQGTPGMPSSIGGNTPAATPPEQNQPPSPPSFY; encoded by the coding sequence ATGGTCATGACCCCTGATACACCTGTCAAAGAACGCAAGCCCTCGAAAGTTGAAGGCATCAAGGAGCGCAGTAACTTTCTGCGTGAGCCAGTCGCAACTGAGTTGCAGAATGACTCAAATTTCTTCACAGAAGAGGCGATTCAACTCCTAAAATTTCACGGTTCCTATCAGCAGGATAACCGCGATAACCGCACCAAGGGTCAGGAGAAAGACTACCGGATGATGCTGCGCACCCGCAGTCCCGGTGGTTACATTCCACCATTGCTATATCTCACCCTTGACCATCTCTCCAATGAATATGGCAACGGCACCATTCGTGCCACCACGCGCCAAGGGTTTCAGCTCCACGGAATTCTTAAAAAGAATCTGAAACCGACGATCGCGGCGATCGTCAAAAGCATGGGGTCAACCCTCGGGGCTTGTGGTGACTTAAGCCGCAATGTCATGTCGCCCCCCGCACCGTTTCGGAACAACAACGAGTATGAATACGCACGGGAATACGCCAATCGGATTGCCGATTTACTCACACCGCAAACCGGTGCGTATTACGAGATTTGGTTGAATGGCGAACGTCATATCACCGCCCAAGAACATCCCGATGTCGTTGCCGCACGGCGACGCGAAACCAACGGCACAGTCATCCCGGATAGCCAAGAACCGATCTACGGCACACACTACATGCCGCGTAAGTTTAAGGCTTGCGTCACAGTCCCCGGCGATAACTCTGTTGATTTGTTCTCTCAAGATCTATCTTTAGTCGTCATCTGTGATCCGAATACCAAGCGCTTACAAGGATTTAATATCTATGCCGGTGGCGGCCTGGGACGCACACACAACAAAGAAGAAACCTTCCCCCGCTTAGCCGATCCGATCGGCTACGTGGAAGCCGCCGATGTCTATGAAGCGGTCAAGGCGATCGTCGCGACCCAGCGTGACCATGGCGATCGTTCCCAGCGTCGCCATGCCCGGATGAAGTACTTGATTGAAGATATGGGGCTGGAGGCGTTCAAGGCGAAAGTTGAGACTTACTTTGGCAAGTCCTTCCAGCCAATGCGTGAACTGCCCCCGTGGAAGTATTATGACTTTCTCGGTTGGCACGAACAGGGCGACGGCAAAATGTTTGTCGGTATCTCCGTCGAAAATGGCCGGGTCAAAGACGAAGGTGACTTCAAACTGAAATCCGTGCTGAAGCGACTGGTGCATACCTATCGTTTACCGATGCTTTTGACCGCCAGTCAGAACATTATTCTGTTCGACATTAATCCGTCGGACAAACCGGCGATCGCCCAAGCACTGCGTGATCACGGGATTAAGCGGGAAGACGAATTACCCCTGCTTGATCGTTACGCCATGGCCTGCCCCGCGCTACCGATGTGTGGCTTAGCCACAGCGGAAGCTGAGCGCGTCATGCCCAGTATTCTGGAGCGCCTGACGAAATTGCTGAAGCGAGTGGGGTTACCCAAAGAGCACTTCATCACACGCATGACGGGTTGCCCGAATGGCTGTGCCCGGCCTTACCTCGCCGAAGTCGGCTTTGTCGGCAATGGACCCGACCAATACCAACTTTGGCTCGGGGCTTGCCCGAATCAAACACGGCTTTCCCGGGTTTATATGGAGAAAATGCCGGGGGTTGATATGGAAAAAATCCTCGAACCAATTTTCGTTTGCTTCAAGCAAAATCGCGAAAAAGCTGAGTCCTTCGGCGATTTCTGCAATCGCTACGGGTTCGAAGCCCTACAGCAGTTCTCAGAAACCTACGAACCGGCCCCCAAACGCCGCCGTGCCCCCGACCATCGGCGCCGAGTCACGGTCCGCGATGATATCTTCGGCACGTTGCTCGACACGGCCAAAGAGCGTAATAAGTCGATGACCGATATTGTGGATGAAGCCATTAAGGCTTATCTCAACATCCAAGTCAGCCCGCAAAGTGAGCCCAGTAGCAATCCTGAGATGAGTGGCGTTAATCGCAATCCATCCGACCTCGACCAGGGCACATCCCACATCGGCCAAGGCACACCGGGAATGCCATCGTCGATCGGTGGCAATACTCCGGCGGCAACACCCCCAGAGCAAAATCAACCGCCATCACCACCCTCCTTCTATTAA
- a CDS encoding Mo-dependent nitrogenase C-terminal domain-containing protein encodes MTLMNPTNFPPNAGPNPRCSERQIQLWLRGLLTLAWADGDFDETEQQLVASLTQHEVTSEERAHQFDAVTAADLTAAFGQDPELAEDFLRTAVMVAIADGVYTTAEDALLTEFCQALGTGIDVLESLRLTLVDRDSGDVQVSESMVSQGSLQSSSLKPKAPPIDPLQPVRSWLDGMQVQDPKIARFLCRLIPSQCPFERDVVLFGKKVVHIPPMCKVNPLYEQLVGLRFRSLSYLADDCGEDITAYL; translated from the coding sequence ATGACACTCATGAATCCGACAAATTTTCCGCCGAATGCCGGTCCTAACCCGCGTTGCAGTGAACGACAAATTCAACTTTGGCTGCGGGGATTGCTAACCCTAGCTTGGGCAGATGGTGATTTTGATGAGACTGAGCAGCAGTTAGTTGCTAGTTTGACCCAGCATGAAGTGACTTCTGAGGAGCGAGCGCACCAATTTGACGCTGTGACGGCAGCGGATTTGACGGCAGCCTTTGGTCAAGATCCAGAGCTGGCTGAAGATTTTCTCCGAACGGCGGTGATGGTGGCGATCGCAGACGGCGTTTATACCACCGCAGAAGATGCTTTATTGACTGAGTTTTGTCAGGCTCTTGGGACGGGAATTGATGTTTTGGAGTCACTACGACTGACGTTAGTCGATAGGGATTCCGGGGATGTGCAGGTTTCGGAGTCTATGGTTTCTCAAGGTTCATTGCAATCAAGTTCGCTTAAACCCAAAGCGCCACCAATTGATCCGCTACAGCCGGTGCGCAGTTGGTTAGATGGTATGCAGGTTCAAGATCCAAAAATTGCTCGGTTTTTATGTCGGTTAATTCCTTCACAATGTCCGTTTGAACGGGATGTTGTGTTGTTCGGTAAAAAAGTTGTGCATATTCCGCCGATGTGTAAAGTCAATCCACTCTATGAACAGTTGGTTGGTTTACGTTTCCGATCGTTGTCCTATCTCGCCGATGATTGCGGTGAAGATATTACGGCCTACCTCTAA
- a CDS encoding EamA family transporter produces MSFASILLLLASVSASVGGQFFLKQGALQLGEIDSSNVGMAIVGMLSKWQIWVGLTCYGLGVITYILLLNKVNLSVASPLLATSYIFAVLLGVFFFKESVSIAQYIGIGMIFCGAILLSQGKPG; encoded by the coding sequence ATGAGTTTTGCTTCGATTTTGCTGTTACTCGCTTCTGTATCAGCCAGCGTTGGCGGTCAATTTTTTCTCAAACAAGGCGCCCTACAGCTCGGAGAAATTGATAGTAGTAATGTCGGTATGGCGATCGTCGGCATGCTCAGTAAATGGCAAATTTGGGTCGGCCTCACCTGCTATGGTCTCGGCGTCATCACTTATATTCTGCTGCTCAACAAAGTCAATCTTAGTGTCGCTAGCCCCTTATTAGCCACGAGCTATATCTTTGCGGTATTACTTGGCGTATTTTTCTTCAAGGAATCCGTCTCGATCGCCCAATACATCGGCATTGGGATGATTTTTTGCGGCGCCATTCTACTGAGTCAAGGTAAACCTGGCTAA
- a CDS encoding HAMP domain-containing protein, which translates to MTTASSQAAAPKRTISLQAALVLPFLLAIFGAVGMTGYLAIRNGQQTVDDMALRLEQSTSKRIEQRLDNYLPLLPKLTKINLDAAQSGNLQLANLTQMGRVFCSQMQNFEIGYAAFANPQGDFIGVERLATGKLLINEQSTRTNGKLAVYPATANCDRGPLQVTKDGYDFRQESWYNETRQAKTPLWSSIYNWEDKPEILSVSFNHPLYDAEKRFQGVISSDFILTQLSGFLRDLEVSQSSRVFLIERSGNLIASSADETPYKLLNKTAKRLPVEESRDAVIRGAAAYLRGKFENFTQIDQAQSLQTRIQGQMHYLHVSPWRDEQGLDWLIVMAVPESDFLGTVQANTRQTIFLCLIALIVSTGIGLWTSRGILRPIRSISQASDALAHGQSEVAVPESNITELNRVAQSFNDMAQRLSRAMLKLQTDNQTLGDQVEEKSLALAEAVQRIRHKQGNSAQKQREQRVKLMNLSMQIGYPVTSMQGELGSAHASLRGVLEELLDYREQVKTLPLELRQEISSVDLDLLIADLQKRIIMLEQGSHRIDDLSSNLNQYIQQMQEG; encoded by the coding sequence ATGACCACTGCCTCTTCGCAAGCTGCTGCGCCCAAGCGCACAATTTCTCTGCAAGCAGCCTTGGTGTTGCCCTTTCTGCTGGCGATTTTTGGGGCCGTTGGGATGACTGGCTATCTGGCGATTCGCAATGGGCAGCAAACTGTTGATGATATGGCATTGCGTCTCGAGCAGTCCACGAGTAAACGGATTGAGCAGCGATTAGACAACTATCTGCCGTTGTTGCCGAAGTTGACCAAAATTAATTTGGATGCCGCCCAAAGTGGGAATTTGCAGTTGGCGAATTTGACCCAGATGGGACGGGTGTTTTGTAGCCAAATGCAGAACTTTGAAATTGGTTACGCGGCGTTTGCCAATCCTCAAGGTGACTTTATTGGAGTGGAGCGTTTGGCAACAGGGAAGTTGTTAATTAATGAGCAGTCGACTCGGACAAATGGCAAGTTGGCCGTTTATCCCGCAACAGCCAATTGCGATCGCGGTCCGCTCCAAGTGACTAAGGATGGCTATGATTTTCGCCAAGAGAGCTGGTACAACGAGACGCGTCAGGCGAAAACCCCACTTTGGAGCAGTATCTATAACTGGGAAGATAAGCCGGAAATTCTGTCTGTATCGTTTAATCACCCGTTATATGATGCGGAAAAACGGTTTCAGGGGGTGATTAGTAGTGATTTTATTTTGACGCAGTTGAGTGGCTTTCTGCGAGATTTGGAGGTGAGTCAGTCATCACGCGTATTTTTGATTGAGCGTAGCGGTAACTTGATCGCGAGTTCGGCGGATGAAACGCCCTATAAGCTCTTAAATAAAACGGCGAAGCGCCTGCCTGTAGAAGAGAGTCGTGATGCGGTCATTCGTGGCGCGGCCGCATATCTCCGGGGGAAGTTTGAAAATTTTACCCAAATTGATCAGGCGCAATCGCTCCAAACGCGGATTCAAGGCCAAATGCACTATCTGCATGTGAGTCCTTGGCGGGATGAGCAGGGGTTGGATTGGTTGATTGTGATGGCGGTGCCGGAAAGTGACTTTTTGGGTACGGTGCAGGCGAATACCCGTCAGACGATTTTCCTCTGTCTCATCGCGCTGATTGTTTCGACGGGAATTGGTTTGTGGACATCCCGGGGAATTTTGCGTCCGATTCGGAGCATTAGTCAGGCGTCGGATGCCCTAGCCCATGGCCAGAGTGAAGTGGCAGTTCCGGAATCGAACATCACGGAACTGAATCGTGTCGCCCAATCGTTCAATGATATGGCGCAACGTTTAAGCCGTGCGATGTTGAAACTGCAAACCGATAATCAGACCCTGGGCGACCAAGTTGAAGAAAAAAGCCTTGCTTTAGCGGAAGCTGTGCAGCGGATTCGGCATAAGCAGGGTAATTCGGCCCAAAAGCAGCGAGAGCAGCGGGTGAAGTTGATGAACTTATCGATGCAGATTGGCTATCCAGTCACTTCCATGCAGGGTGAGTTGGGTAGTGCCCATGCCAGTCTGCGCGGTGTTCTGGAGGAGTTGTTGGACTATCGTGAACAAGTGAAGACCTTGCCCTTAGAGCTGCGTCAAGAAATTTCCAGTGTTGATTTGGATTTGTTGATTGCCGATCTACAGAAGCGGATAATTATGCTGGAGCAGGGTTCACATCGAATCGACGATCTTTCATCAAACTTGAATCAGTATATTCAGCAGATGCAGGAAGGTTAG
- a CDS encoding glycosyltransferase family 4 protein, producing MSQLLVNLAFIPTKPTGHAIYAKNLLPALKSLNPILLTPQTLPDFTCQAIPADLNPDFGTKGHFKRLLWEQFRLPRLYRKLRSTLLFSPIPEAPLFSRCRSVVTLHDLIPLRFPRKSPLTTYFRYYIPQVLKQAQHVLCDSQATVEDAMHYYQMPAQKFSVVPLAYDMQHFQPLDLPLQNYFLYIGRHDAYKNLERSLAAFATLPNDYEFWIAGPPDPRYTPLLHQQVAELGLGDRVKFLSYVPYRDLPQLINQAIALVFVSLWEGFGLPVLEGMACGTPVITSNLSSMPEVAGDGAMLVDPYSVDAIAAVMRLVAAQPKLRQEFVDKGIVRANQFRWEKTSQLALQILQQYL from the coding sequence ATGAGTCAACTGCTGGTGAATCTGGCATTTATCCCGACGAAGCCGACGGGACATGCGATCTATGCGAAAAATTTGTTGCCAGCGCTAAAGTCGTTGAATCCGATTTTGCTGACGCCGCAGACGCTACCAGACTTTACTTGTCAGGCGATTCCGGCTGATTTAAACCCAGACTTCGGCACAAAGGGCCATTTCAAGCGATTGTTATGGGAACAGTTTCGGCTGCCGCGACTGTATCGGAAACTGCGCAGTACGCTGCTATTTTCGCCGATTCCGGAAGCTCCATTATTCAGTCGTTGTCGCTCTGTGGTGACGTTGCATGACTTGATCCCGTTGCGATTTCCCCGGAAATCCCCACTCACGACTTATTTTCGTTATTACATTCCCCAAGTTCTGAAGCAAGCGCAGCATGTGTTGTGCGATTCGCAGGCGACGGTAGAGGATGCGATGCACTATTATCAGATGCCAGCGCAGAAATTTTCGGTGGTGCCGTTAGCCTATGATATGCAGCACTTTCAACCATTAGATTTGCCGCTACAAAACTATTTTCTCTACATTGGTCGTCATGATGCGTATAAGAATTTAGAGCGATCGCTGGCGGCCTTTGCGACGTTGCCGAATGACTATGAATTTTGGATTGCCGGTCCGCCTGATCCACGCTACACACCGCTGTTGCACCAGCAGGTTGCGGAATTGGGCTTGGGTGATCGGGTAAAATTCCTCAGTTATGTGCCCTATCGCGACTTGCCTCAGCTGATTAATCAGGCGATCGCCTTGGTGTTTGTTAGTTTGTGGGAGGGGTTTGGGTTGCCGGTGTTGGAAGGCATGGCCTGTGGGACGCCGGTGATTACGTCGAATTTGTCCTCGATGCCGGAGGTGGCTGGGGATGGTGCGATGTTGGTTGATCCCTATAGCGTGGATGCGATCGCCGCTGTGATGCGTTTGGTGGCCGCCCAACCGAAACTCCGTCAAGAATTTGTGGATAAAGGGATCGTCCGCGCGAACCAGTTTCGCTGGGAGAAGACCAGTCAGTTGGCTTTACAGATTTTGCAGCAATATCTGTAA
- the rsfS gene encoding ribosome silencing factor, giving the protein MTDLSTPSVHPAVAAATDPSEKLAWLIADAADDRKAGEITLIKIGEVSVLADYLVIATGFSNVQVKAIATSIDDKVEEVLGRNAKSLQGMNEGSWVLVDYGDVIAHVMLPDEREYYSLEAFWAHGEVTQFEPKPV; this is encoded by the coding sequence ATGACTGATCTTTCCACTCCGTCTGTGCATCCTGCGGTGGCTGCGGCTACTGACCCTTCAGAAAAATTAGCCTGGCTAATTGCGGATGCTGCGGACGATCGTAAAGCGGGTGAAATTACCTTAATTAAGATTGGTGAGGTGTCGGTGCTGGCGGATTATTTGGTGATTGCGACGGGTTTCTCGAATGTCCAAGTCAAAGCGATCGCCACGTCGATCGATGACAAGGTGGAAGAAGTTTTAGGGCGCAATGCCAAGTCACTACAAGGGATGAATGAAGGCAGTTGGGTCTTAGTGGACTATGGTGATGTGATTGCCCATGTCATGCTGCCAGATGAACGGGAGTATTACAGCTTAGAAGCATTCTGGGCCCATGGCGAAGTCACGCAATTCGAGCCGAAGCCGGTTTAA
- a CDS encoding zinc metallopeptidase: MYMPYWWLVIPGMLLSMWASFQVQGTFRKYAQVSSSLGMTGAEVAEAILNRMGVHNVRIEHVAGELTDHYDPGAKTVRLSDSVYGSNSLAAAAVAAHECGHVLQDVQGYKFMNVRAAVFPVTQLGSNLAPWIMMAGVGLLFVAQQLGSIVLLIGIVLFAAVVLFHVVTLPVEFDASSRALKLIDELGILQGDENRGARKVLNAAALTYVAAALVAALQLLQYVLIFMNSSRR, from the coding sequence ATGTATATGCCCTACTGGTGGCTTGTAATTCCCGGAATGCTGCTCTCGATGTGGGCCAGCTTCCAGGTTCAAGGCACATTTCGCAAATATGCCCAAGTCAGCTCTAGCCTTGGCATGACTGGCGCCGAAGTCGCCGAAGCCATTCTCAACCGAATGGGCGTACATAACGTACGAATTGAACATGTCGCCGGCGAACTTACAGATCACTACGATCCAGGGGCCAAAACCGTGCGCCTATCCGACAGCGTCTATGGCTCCAATTCCCTGGCTGCCGCCGCTGTCGCCGCCCATGAATGTGGTCATGTCCTGCAAGATGTGCAGGGCTACAAATTCATGAACGTCCGGGCCGCCGTTTTTCCCGTGACTCAACTGGGGTCAAACCTGGCTCCCTGGATCATGATGGCTGGCGTTGGTTTACTGTTTGTGGCCCAACAACTCGGCAGCATCGTCCTGCTCATCGGCATTGTCCTCTTTGCGGCAGTTGTACTATTTCACGTTGTGACACTGCCGGTGGAATTTGATGCGTCGAGTCGCGCCCTGAAGCTAATCGACGAACTCGGCATTCTCCAAGGTGATGAAAATCGTGGCGCCCGTAAAGTCTTGAATGCCGCGGCACTGACCTACGTTGCCGCCGCCCTCGTCGCTGCCTTGCAACTACTGCAGTACGTCTTAATCTTCATGAACAGCAGCCGTCGTTAA
- the xseB gene encoding exodeoxyribonuclease VII small subunit: MATAKRKSPAKEWNYETTVSEIESILNLIESGEMDLADVFEQFSTAIAQLKECEKFLGERQQQVDLLIETLTDEDF; the protein is encoded by the coding sequence ATGGCCACTGCAAAACGCAAATCCCCCGCCAAAGAGTGGAACTACGAAACCACTGTGAGCGAGATTGAATCCATCCTCAATCTGATCGAAAGCGGCGAAATGGATCTAGCCGATGTTTTCGAACAATTCAGCACCGCGATCGCCCAACTGAAAGAATGCGAAAAATTTCTGGGAGAACGGCAACAGCAAGTCGATCTGTTAATTGAAACCCTAACCGACGAAGATTTTTAG
- a CDS encoding c-type cytochrome, producing MAKLPSEDAAYVREVLQLPGNAVQGEAIFQMNCAVCHGSQGNGNVGPSLRDVAAHKSRQGLIEQVISGKTPPMPQFQPDEQIMADLLSYLENL from the coding sequence ATGGCAAAGTTGCCATCGGAAGATGCCGCCTACGTGCGTGAAGTGCTGCAGTTGCCGGGGAATGCCGTTCAAGGTGAGGCAATTTTCCAGATGAATTGTGCTGTCTGTCATGGCTCCCAAGGCAATGGTAATGTCGGCCCAAGTTTGCGAGATGTGGCGGCACATAAGTCACGACAAGGGTTGATTGAGCAGGTGATTAGCGGTAAGACGCCGCCAATGCCACAGTTTCAGCCGGATGAGCAGATTATGGCTGATCTATTGAGCTATTTGGAAAATCTTTAG
- the petG gene encoding cytochrome b6-f complex subunit V, with product MVEPILLGLVVGLVPVTLAGLFFAAYTQYRRADQFDLD from the coding sequence ATGGTTGAGCCAATTTTGTTGGGGCTTGTCGTGGGTTTGGTGCCTGTAACACTGGCTGGCCTATTTTTTGCCGCTTACACTCAATATCGCCGGGCGGATCAATTTGATCTCGACTAA
- a CDS encoding DUF1361 domain-containing protein, whose amino-acid sequence METFLIKDLIHQGFDILIGSSAWMGWNLMLAIIPLYLSVYLFRDQAIGTRWLRQRIHGYIPQAIRTSLWSFSVLVFIAFLPNAPYILTDVIHLNRFILEYNSLWVTGFIIAPLFVVFIGTGFLAYVLSLINVGYYLHKQGRGRWIPGVEITLHLLCAIGVFVGRFPRLNSWYFVTQPGRVLYTMLHTLLSPAGILGIIVGFVIITGLYIPTKEIVLALAAYRKKRSTYAIYE is encoded by the coding sequence ATGGAGACGTTTCTGATCAAAGACTTAATTCACCAGGGATTCGACATTCTGATTGGATCGTCTGCCTGGATGGGCTGGAATCTGATGCTCGCAATCATTCCGCTATATCTCAGTGTTTACCTCTTCCGCGACCAAGCGATCGGAACCAGGTGGTTGCGCCAACGCATTCACGGCTACATCCCCCAAGCAATTCGGACGAGCCTCTGGAGCTTCAGCGTCCTCGTATTTATCGCATTTCTCCCGAATGCCCCCTACATCCTCACCGATGTCATCCATCTCAACCGCTTCATTCTGGAATACAACTCGCTTTGGGTGACGGGCTTCATCATTGCGCCACTATTCGTCGTCTTCATTGGCACGGGGTTTCTGGCCTATGTCCTGTCCTTGATTAACGTTGGTTACTATCTGCACAAACAAGGACGCGGACGCTGGATCCCTGGGGTTGAAATTACGTTGCATTTACTATGCGCGATCGGCGTATTTGTCGGGCGGTTTCCGCGGCTCAACAGTTGGTATTTTGTGACCCAACCCGGACGAGTTTTATACACAATGTTGCACACCTTACTTTCTCCCGCCGGGATTTTAGGAATCATTGTGGGCTTTGTAATCATTACTGGACTTTACATTCCGACCAAAGAGATCGTCTTAGCGCTCGCCGCCTACAGAAAAAAGCGATCCACTTACGCAATTTACGAGTAA
- the cpdA gene encoding 3',5'-cyclic-AMP phosphodiesterase, with product MLLLAQLTDTHLFADSQKTMFGCLTNQTFAAVMQEIRQLAPSPDLLLLTGDISQDETAASYQYARSLIVPLGIPTYWLPGNHDQNPATITQLNGDCILGTKSFVQSGWRFILLDSAIVGQPAGCLAVSQLSWLATELQDARPTLVAIHHHPIACGLTDMDQIGLTNAHDLFAVLDRYNQVKLVICGHIHQEFSTQRGHIQYFGTPSTCIQLKPRQATLELDAQPPGFRLFRLYPDGRFETEVRRLATVP from the coding sequence ATGTTGCTGTTGGCTCAATTGACGGATACTCATTTGTTTGCGGATAGTCAGAAAACGATGTTTGGTTGCTTGACCAATCAGACATTTGCCGCCGTGATGCAAGAAATTCGGCAATTGGCGCCATCCCCGGATCTGTTGTTATTAACGGGTGATATTTCTCAGGATGAAACCGCTGCGTCCTATCAATACGCCCGCTCATTGATTGTGCCATTGGGCATTCCGACCTATTGGCTACCGGGGAATCATGACCAAAATCCAGCGACGATTACGCAGTTAAATGGCGATTGCATTCTGGGGACGAAATCGTTTGTCCAGTCTGGGTGGCGGTTTATTTTGTTAGACTCCGCGATCGTGGGCCAGCCCGCTGGCTGTTTGGCGGTATCACAACTGTCATGGTTGGCGACGGAGCTACAAGATGCTCGACCGACATTAGTGGCAATCCACCATCACCCAATTGCCTGTGGGCTGACGGATATGGATCAAATTGGCTTAACGAATGCCCATGATTTATTTGCGGTGCTCGATCGTTATAACCAAGTCAAGCTGGTGATCTGCGGCCATATTCATCAAGAATTTTCGACCCAGCGAGGTCATATTCAGTACTTTGGGACGCCTTCCACCTGTATCCAACTGAAGCCGCGACAAGCGACGCTGGAACTAGATGCACAACCACCGGGCTTTCGCTTGTTCCGACTTTATCCTGATGGTCGATTTGAGACGGAAGTCCGGCGATTGGCCACGGTGCCTTAG